TCACCACCAGCATCCCCGAACCCGCAAGCTTTGCGTCCCTCACCCTCGCCAGCCTCGCCCTCACCCGCAGGCGGTAAGGGCAGCCGACAACACAAACCCCGCCTTACTTCAGCAGCGCCGCCGTAAACTTCGCCCCGTCGCGATCTCGCTCCCAACCCTCCGCCGGACCGACCCGACGCTCATAGTCAGTCCACAACTCAAACCAGTACGCCAGAAAACGATAAGGCCTCATCGGCTCGTAGTACGCCTCGATCAGCGAGTCCAGCGACTTCACATTCGCCGGACGCTCCATCCCCTTCACCAGACAGAAGTGTCGATACGTCTCGCTGTCGATCGGCAGCCGATCATAAAACCCCAGCAGCTGCGCGATGTTCGCCGCCGCATACGGCCCGATCCCGTTGATCGTCCGCAGCTCGTCAATCACCTCACCTTCCTCCCGCGACGGGTCCTCGTACCACGCTGCGTCCACTGTCCCATCAAGCATCCCCCGAGCCACCCCGACAATCCGCTCCGCCCGATACCCCACCTTGCACCGCGTCTTCAGCCGCCTCGTCCCGAACGACACCACCGCCTCCGCCGTCGGAAACGCTCCACCCCCAACCTCCTCCGTCATCAACCGATTCATCCGGATCGTGCTCCCCCACGTCGTGTTGCACCCCGTGATCGTCTTCACAATGTCCTCCCAAAGCGTCGCCGACCGAAACACACGCCCAAACCCCCGACGACGCGCGACCTTGTTGAGCTTCCACCAACCCCGCAGGTCCTCTTCCAGCCGCAACATCCGACCCAGTTGCCACTTCGCCTCCACTCGTTCTTCCGCATCAACCTCACGGTGCCCACGCACCGACACCCTCCCGCCCGCCTTCGCCTGCGTCAGCCGCACACCCAACGGCCCCCCGGCCAGCGTCAGCACGGTCGAAAACGACCGTGTAGTCGGGTCCCAATGATTCGGAGCCAACAAAAAATACCCATACGAGCACACCGCACGCCCCAGCCGAAAACCCTCTGGGACGCTTAAAATCAACTTTGAACCTCGGTCAACCACCTTTCGACTCATTCGCGGGACGAACCTCTCTTTATTTCCCCAGTCCGACGAGCCTTCACGCCGATGTTCCGATAGAATATGCCCAAGATCGGGCAGTCCCGGTCGGGCAGCCACATCGCCCCTCACACAACCGAACGCTCGCAGACGATACCGTGGCTTGATCGTCAAGCAACCGAGTCCACACTCGGTCGCCCAACGAGGCACGGACCCCCAACCACAACTGGAACACAGACAAACGATGGAATATCTCCTCAAGCGTTTCCCCAGCCTGCGTCTCCCCTGGAGCGCCAGTCGATCCAACCACCCCTCACTCCGAGGCGGACTCGACTGGCCCGTCATCGTCGGACTCACCTTCCTCCACCTCGTCGCACTCGCCGCGCCCTGGACCTTTACCTGGTCCGGCTTCGCCCTGATGATCGTCTTTTGGTACATCACCGGCGGACTCGGCGTCACGCTCTGCTACCACCGACTCCTCACCCACCGATCCTTTACCTGCCCCAAATGGCTCGAATACGCCCTCACCTTCTGTGCCTGCGCCGCCTGGCAGGGACGACCCACCCAGTGGGTCGGCACCCACCGCATCCACCACAAACACTCCGATGAAGAGGGCGATCCCCACACCCCACAGCACGGCTTCACCTGGTCCCACATGTTCTGGACCCTCTTCCGCGAACCCGAAGGCATGAAAGCCGACGACTTCGCCAAAGACCTCCAGCGTGATCCCGGCCAACGCGTCTTCGACCGCTGGTTCGTCCTGCCCCAGGTCATCATCGCCGCCCTCCTCGTCGGAATCGGATACGCCCTCGGCGGATGGGAACTCGCCGCATCATGGTTCGTCTATGGCGTTGCCCTCCGGACCGTCTGGGTCTGGCACATCACCTGGTTCGTCAACTCCGCCACCCACACCTGGGGCTACCGCAACTTCAAAACCAAAGAACACTCCACCAACCTCTGGTGGGTCGCCATCCTCTCCTTCGGCGAAGGCTGGCACAACAACCACCACGCCGAGCCACGCTCCGCTCAACACGGCATGCGATGGTTCGAGATCGATCCCACCAACTGGGTCATCCACGCCCTCGAGTTCACCGGACTCGCATGGGACGTCAAACGATCCAACGTCCCGCACACCCACTGACCCAACACCTCCAACGACCCGCCTCAAGCCGCCCAAACGGGCGGCTTTTTTGTTCACCCGCTATCTTGTGCCCTCCATGACCGATTCTTCCAAACCCCTCCCAACCCTCAACACACGCTCCGCTGGCGTCCTCCTCCACGCCACCTCCCTAGGCGGGCACTACGGCACCGGCGACCTCGGCAAACCCGCCTTCCTCTTCGTCGACTGGCTCGAACGCGCCGGCTTCCGCTGGTGGCAGATGCTCCCCATCACACCCGCCTCCGCCGACAACTCACCCTACGAATCCATCTCCGCCTTCGCCGGGTGGGAAGCCCTCATCTCCCTCGAACAACTCATCGAACCCGGCCTCCTCAAACGCCGCGAACTCGCCGAGTTCGACAAACTCCCCGAACACACCGCCAACTTCACCGCCGCCCAGAAGATTCGCCGAAAACTCCTCCGAACCGCCTACCAACGCTTCGAACCCGCTGAAGACTTCCACGCCTTCTGCGCTGAACACCAACACTGGCTCGAAGACTGGGCGCTCCACGAAGCCATCCGCTCAACCCAACACAACAAGCCTTGGCACCAGTGGCCCCAGGCCCTCCGGCTCCGCCACAAACACGCCCTCACCGATGCCCGCAAAGAACTCGCCCCCGAAACCGGCTTCCACGTCTTCGTCCAGTACCTCTTCGAATGCCAGTGGTCCCTCCTCCGCGCGGTCTGCCGTGACGCCGGCATCGCCCTCATAGGCGACGTCCCCATCTTCGTCGGCATGGACGCCGCCGACGTCTGGGCCAACCGCAGACTCTTCGACCTCGACCGCCACGGAGAACCCAACGCCATCTCAGGCGTACCCCCCGACATGTTCTCCGCCACCGGCCAGATCTGGGACCACCCCCTCTACAACTGGAAAAACCACGCCAAAACCAACCACGCCTGGTGGGCCCAGCGCATGCGCCGAGCACTCCAACAGTTCGACGCCGTCCGCATTGACCACTTCCTCGGATTCTGCCGCAACTGGGCCATCCCCGCCTCCACCCGGGACGCCCGCGATGGCAGCTACCGCAAAGGCCCCGGTGCCGCCTTCTTCGCCTCACTCATCGAACAACTCGGACCCATGAACGTCATCGCCGAAGACCTGGGCGTCGTCACCGACCATGCCATCGAACTCCGCGACGCCATGGGCTTCCCCGGCATGTCCGTCACCCAGTTCGGCTTCGGCGAAGACAACGCCCAACACGCACCCCACAACCACCTCAAACACTCCGTCGCCTACTCCGGCACCCACGACAACGACACCCTCGTCGGCTTCTTCCGCAACGCCGAGTCCCACGTCCAAAAACGCATCCTCACCTACGCCGCCGGATCACCCGCCACCGTCGCACAGGATCTCACCCGACTCACCCTCACCTCGCCCGCCAACATCGCCATCATCCCCCCTCAGGACCTCCTGAGCCTCGGCTCAGAACACCGTATGAACATCCCCGGCAAAAAACGCGGCAACTGGACCTGGCGACTCCACCCCAAAGCACTCACCACCACCCTCGCCAAACAAATCAACCCCCTCCTCAAAGCCACCGGACGACTCGCCTAAGAAATCAAGCCCCAACGGGTGGCACACTGCACGCCAAAGACGTGCTGTGTGAAAGCACCAAGCCAGGCTTTCTCCTCTCGAAACACAAGCGCCATCAAGGCGTGATCTGCCCCAACGACGTCACCCCCGTGTTGTTCACACGGTTATACAGATCAATCGTCTCCTGATCCGTCGCCTGCTCAGGCACCCGCGCCCGAAACGACCCGTTCAGCGGATTGTACCAGTAAATCCCGCCCCAACTCGCCGGGATCCCCTCAGGCGGAACACCCTTCGCCGTCGTGTGCCACTTGTTCGCATTGTTCGACGCGTCATAACCCACCGTCTCCGGCAGCCCCTGACCAATCGGACTCGTCAGATCATTCACAAACCAGTCCCCGTCAATCAACTCCGGATACACCCCGTGCCGCGCGTAATACATCGCTATCTGATCCACCACCGCACGAACATTCGTCGCCGACGCCGCCACCCGAGCTTCCTCCGAAGCGTCCGAAAACTGCGGGACCACCACCGCCGCCAGGATCCCCAGAATGACCACCACAATCAGAATCTCGATCAACGTAAAACCAGTAAATCGCATCAGCAAGCTCCTGATAGGTCTAAAGCCATATCGACCAACAGGAGCACAACATGAATAGCAGGCTGGCCTGAACCAGCCTAAATAATCAGGAGCAAATCACAGAATAAAACCTATCAACCCACCGCCGAAGCCATCCCGCAAACCGCCGCCACATCACCCATCAATGCCCCGTGCAACCGCCGCGACACCGGGCCCACCCCGCCATCGCCCACCGCTCGGCCGTCGATCGCCGTGACCGCCGTCACATGCGTCGTCGTCCCAGCCAGAAACGCCTCATCCGCCACAGCCAGCACATCCAACCCGTACAAGGACTCCCGCACCTCGATCCCCAAACCACCCGCCAGCCGAATCAGCACCTGCCGCGTGATCCCGTTGAGAATCCGACCGTTATCCGGATGCGTCCACAACACCCCATCCTTGACCACAAAGAAGTTCGCACTCGTCGCCTCCGTCACCACTCCATCCCGGTGCATCACCGCCGCCCCATAACCCGCCTCCAACGCTCGGTTGTACGCAAGATTATTCGGCAGCAGCATCGTCGACTTGATCCAGCAGTTCGCCCACCGCTCATCCACCGCCAGCATCGCCGTCGTCTCCACCGGAGCCGCCGCAGGATCAATCGCCTGCACCGGATACACCATCGCCATCACCGTCGCCGGATTCCCCGCCTTGAACACAAACGACCTCGGCCGTGACACCCCCCGCGTCACCTGCCAATACACCAATGCCTCGCTCAACCCATGCACCCGCAGCAACTCCGCAGACACCCCCCGCAACTTCTCGACCTCAGCGTGCACCCCCTCATCCACCACCCCAATCCCCCGCAACGACTGGTGCATCCGCTCAAGATGACCCTCCAACTCGTAGCCCACCCCGTTGTACACCCGCACCACCTCGTAAACACCCTCCCCAAACAACCCCCCACGCTCCTCAACAGGCAGCACCGCCTCGGCACGCGTCACATAAGACCCGTTGAGATAAAACGTCGGCTCACGATCCAGCGTCAAGGCTTCCTGAACCATCTCTGACCTTCCCTCAAACAACCCTGCAGGCAAACTAGAAGATCCATAATATGAACCTCCGCCCCCGCGGTCGAGCCCCGCAACCAACGCCCAACCTGGAGCACCACGTGTCCCGCCGAATCATCGTCCTCACCGAAGGCCATTCCTCCGTCTACTACGCCAAAACCGCCTACTCCGTCCTCCGCTACGCCCAGGACGAAGTCCTCGCCGTGCTCGACTCGACCCAAGCCGGTAAAACCGCCGGCGAACTCCTCGGCGTAGGCGGAATCACCCCCGTCATCGCCTCCATCTCCGAAGAACCCAAAGCCGACACCCTGATCATCGGCATCGGCGTCCACGGCGGGAAACTACCCCCAGCCATGCGCCACCACCTCCTCGAAGCAGCCGAACGCGGCATGACCATCATCTCCGGACTCCACGAATACCTCTCCGATGACCCCGAAATCGCCGCCGCCGCCGAGCACGCCGGTGCCCACCTCTGGGACGTCCGCAAAAACCACGAACACGAAGTCGCCGAAGCCAAAGGCCTCGACGAAACCTGCTACCGACTCCACACCGTCGGCCAGGACTGCTCCGTCGGAAAAATGATCGTCTCCGTCGAACTCACCAACAACCTCAAAGCCCGTGGCGAAGACGCCAAGTTCGTCGCCACCGGACAGACCGGCATCATGGTCGAAGGTGACGGCACACCCATCGACACCGTCATCGCCGACTTCATCAACGGCGCCGCCGAAAAACTCGTCCTCCGCAACCAGCACCACGACATCATCATCGTCGAAGGACAAGGCTCCATCCTCCACCCCGCCTACTCCTCCGTCACCCTCGGACTCCTCCACGGCTGCCGACCCGACGCCCTCATCCTCTGCTACGAAGCCAAACGAACCCACGTCAAAGGCCTCGACCACATCCAACTCAAATCCCTCGATACCTACAAAAAACTCTACGAAGACCTCGCCTCACAACTCCACCCCTGCCAGGTCATCGGCGTAGGCGTCAACACCCGAACCCTCAACGACGCCCAGGCCAAAGACGAAATCAACCGCGTCGCCGACCACTTCCAACTCCCCGCCACCGACGTCATCCGACACAACGCCGACCCTCTCGCCGACGCCACCCTCAACCACAAATCCGAAATCGGAAAGTAACCCCCACCTCGGGTGCCACACTTTGCGCAGCAACGTGTGCCCGACCACCTTCAACCGTCCCCTTCCCCCGCCACCTGACGCCAACTCCACACCTCCGTATACGCCGCGCTTCAGCGCGTCTCCCCCCCACCCTCGGGGGCACCTATCAACCTCCTCTGCAACCCACTCAACTTCTCAGGCGTCAACTCATACGCCCGCTCCAGCCACACCCGCGTCTCATCCAAACCCGCCTCCATCGCCTCCGCCGCCCGCAACGCACTCTCACCCGCCGCCTCACGCACCTCCGCCGCGATCGTCCCCACACGCTCCTCATCAATCATCGCCCGAAGCTGGTTATAAGCCTCCTCATACTCCCCTGCATTCACGAGGTTCTGCACGATC
This Phycisphaeraceae bacterium DNA region includes the following protein-coding sequences:
- a CDS encoding fatty acid desaturase — translated: MEYLLKRFPSLRLPWSASRSNHPSLRGGLDWPVIVGLTFLHLVALAAPWTFTWSGFALMIVFWYITGGLGVTLCYHRLLTHRSFTCPKWLEYALTFCACAAWQGRPTQWVGTHRIHHKHSDEEGDPHTPQHGFTWSHMFWTLFREPEGMKADDFAKDLQRDPGQRVFDRWFVLPQVIIAALLVGIGYALGGWELAASWFVYGVALRTVWVWHITWFVNSATHTWGYRNFKTKEHSTNLWWVAILSFGEGWHNNHHAEPRSAQHGMRWFEIDPTNWVIHALEFTGLAWDVKRSNVPHTH
- a CDS encoding DUF1611 domain-containing protein, whose translation is MSRRIIVLTEGHSSVYYAKTAYSVLRYAQDEVLAVLDSTQAGKTAGELLGVGGITPVIASISEEPKADTLIIGIGVHGGKLPPAMRHHLLEAAERGMTIISGLHEYLSDDPEIAAAAEHAGAHLWDVRKNHEHEVAEAKGLDETCYRLHTVGQDCSVGKMIVSVELTNNLKARGEDAKFVATGQTGIMVEGDGTPIDTVIADFINGAAEKLVLRNQHHDIIIVEGQGSILHPAYSSVTLGLLHGCRPDALILCYEAKRTHVKGLDHIQLKSLDTYKKLYEDLASQLHPCQVIGVGVNTRTLNDAQAKDEINRVADHFQLPATDVIRHNADPLADATLNHKSEIGK
- a CDS encoding prepilin-type N-terminal cleavage/methylation domain-containing protein; amino-acid sequence: MRFTGFTLIEILIVVVILGILAAVVVPQFSDASEEARVAASATNVRAVVDQIAMYYARHGVYPELIDGDWFVNDLTSPIGQGLPETVGYDASNNANKWHTTAKGVPPEGIPASWGGIYWYNPLNGSFRARVPEQATDQETIDLYNRVNNTGVTSLGQITP
- the malQ gene encoding 4-alpha-glucanotransferase, producing the protein MPSMTDSSKPLPTLNTRSAGVLLHATSLGGHYGTGDLGKPAFLFVDWLERAGFRWWQMLPITPASADNSPYESISAFAGWEALISLEQLIEPGLLKRRELAEFDKLPEHTANFTAAQKIRRKLLRTAYQRFEPAEDFHAFCAEHQHWLEDWALHEAIRSTQHNKPWHQWPQALRLRHKHALTDARKELAPETGFHVFVQYLFECQWSLLRAVCRDAGIALIGDVPIFVGMDAADVWANRRLFDLDRHGEPNAISGVPPDMFSATGQIWDHPLYNWKNHAKTNHAWWAQRMRRALQQFDAVRIDHFLGFCRNWAIPASTRDARDGSYRKGPGAAFFASLIEQLGPMNVIAEDLGVVTDHAIELRDAMGFPGMSVTQFGFGEDNAQHAPHNHLKHSVAYSGTHDNDTLVGFFRNAESHVQKRILTYAAGSPATVAQDLTRLTLTSPANIAIIPPQDLLSLGSEHRMNIPGKKRGNWTWRLHPKALTTTLAKQINPLLKATGRLA
- a CDS encoding aminotransferase class IV; the protein is MVQEALTLDREPTFYLNGSYVTRAEAVLPVEERGGLFGEGVYEVVRVYNGVGYELEGHLERMHQSLRGIGVVDEGVHAEVEKLRGVSAELLRVHGLSEALVYWQVTRGVSRPRSFVFKAGNPATVMAMVYPVQAIDPAAAPVETTAMLAVDERWANCWIKSTMLLPNNLAYNRALEAGYGAAVMHRDGVVTEATSANFFVVKDGVLWTHPDNGRILNGITRQVLIRLAGGLGIEVRESLYGLDVLAVADEAFLAGTTTHVTAVTAIDGRAVGDGGVGPVSRRLHGALMGDVAAVCGMASAVG